From Xanthomonas sp. 10-10:
ACAGCTGGTCGAACTGGGAGCGTTGGCACCGCAGTTTGCTGGTGCGGTGTGGCGCTCGCAGCTGCCGGCAACGGTGGAGCAGGCACTGTCGGCGGTGGAGCAGGCCGACGTTGTGGTGGTGACCACGCCGGTCTATCGCGGTTCCTTCACCGGGTTGTTCAAGCATTTCTTCGACTTCATCCATCAGGATGCCTTGATCGACACGCCCATCCTGTTGGCGGCAACCGGCGGCAGCGAGCGTCATGCGCTGGTGATCGATCACCAGCTGCGGCCACTTTTCAGTTTTTTCCAGGCGCGTACGTTGCCGCTGGGCATCTACGCCACCGACCGCGACTTCCTGGAC
This genomic window contains:
- the msuE gene encoding FMN reductase — translated: MTVKVPHPLRVVAVSGGLQRPSKAVALADHLLGLIAEAVPCEQQLVELGALAPQFAGAVWRSQLPATVEQALSAVEQADVVVVTTPVYRGSFTGLFKHFFDFIHQDALIDTPILLAATGGSERHALVIDHQLRPLFSFFQARTLPLGIYATDRDFLDYRVHNEALAERARLAVQRALPLIALTRPAGTSAAEKNVAAA